The Triticum aestivum cultivar Chinese Spring chromosome 3A, IWGSC CS RefSeq v2.1, whole genome shotgun sequence genome includes a region encoding these proteins:
- the LOC123060171 gene encoding alcohol acyltransferase 9: protein MDTGLEVSGEVQYRGDPVLVPPRRPTPRHELYLSNLDDQRFLRFSIKYLYVFSAGAAVPADALRSALAEALVDYYPLAGRLRPGDGEEEGKLAVDCNAEGALFAEGSLPGLAAADFLRGGGATPHKSWRKLLYRVDAHGFVGVPPLVVQVTHLGCGGMVLCTAINHCLCDGIGTAQFLHAWARAARSDIAGAGEHPVVHDRRALRPRCPPRVEFAHPEYCQDAVAHDKPTLLDHLLGQPLSPVSLTFTGAHLGHLKKQLLLSAQALKRCTSFEALAATVWRAWVRALDPPAALRVKLLFSVNARRHLKPELPKGYYGNGFVLGCAESTAGQVAAVAAPATVIRLVQKAKERVDDDYVRSMVDLLEERRVGTGGGAKPDLSASLVISAWTRLGLEDLDFGAGTPAHMGPLTSEIYCVFVPVAGDPGGVTVLVSVPQAAADKFEHYCCNPVEPSGVEDTDDGAIAAGMLERDEQHQPCHGHEIKIDY, encoded by the exons ATGGACACGGGGCTGGAGGTCTCCGGCGAGGTGCAGTACCGTGGCGACCCGGTCTtggtgccgccccgccgccccacgccgcgccacgaGCTCTACCTCTCCAACCTCGACGACCAGCGCTTCCTCCGCTTCTCCATCAAGTACCTCTACGTCTtctccgccggcgccgccgtccccgccgacGCGCTCCGGTCCGCGCTGGCCGAGGCCCTCGTGGACTACTACCCGCTTGCGGGGAGGCTCCGtcccggcgacggcgaggaggaggggaAGCTCGCCGTGGACTGCAATGCCGAGGGGGCGCTGTTCGCCGAGGGCTCCCTGCCCGGGCTCGCCGCAGCCGACTTCCTCCGCGGTGGCGGGGCCACGCCGCACAAGTCGTGGCGGAAGCTGCTGTACAGGGTTGACGCGCACGGCTTCGTCGGCGTGCCACCGCTCGTCGTCCAG GTGACCCACCTCGGCTGCGGCGGCATGGTGCTGTGCACGGCCATCAACCACTGCCTCTGCGACGGCATCGGCACGGCGCAGTTCCTGCATGCATGGGCGCGTGCCGCCAGGTCCGACATCGCCGGTGCCGGTGAGCACCCCGTGGTCCACGACCGCCGCGCCCTGCGTCCGCGCTGCCCGCCGCGCGTCGAGTTCGCACACCCGGAGTATTGCCAAGACGCCGTCGCCCACGACAAGCCCACGCTCCTGGACCACCTGCTAGGCCAGCCGCTCTCGCCGGTGTCTCTCACCTTCACGGGGGCGCACCTGGGGCACCTCAAGAAGCAGTTGCTGCTGTCGGCGCAGGCGCTCAAGCGCTGCACCTCCTTCGAGGCGCTGGCGGCCACGGTGTGGCGCGCGTGGGTGCGCGCGCTGGACCCGCCGGCGGCACTCCGCGTGAAGCTCCTCTTCTCGGTGAACGCCCGGCGGCACCTAAAGCCGGAGCTCCCCAAGGGATACTACGGCAACGGTTTCGTGCTTGGGTGCGCGGAGTCTACGGCGGGGCaggtggcggcggtggctgcgCCGGCGACAGTGATCCGGCTCGTGCAGAAGGCCAAGGAGCGCGTGGACGACGACTACGTGCGGTCCATGGTGGACCTCCTGGAGGAGCGTCGCGTCGGCACGGGCGGTGGAGCCAAGCCGGATCTGTCGGCGAGCCTGGTGATCTCGGCATGGACGCGGTTGGGGCTGGAGGACCTCGACTTCGGCGCTGGCACGCCGGCGCACATGGGCCCGCTCACCAGCGAGATATACTGCGTGTTCGTCCCGGTGGCAGGCGACCCTGGAGGTGTCACCGTGCTCGTCTCCGTCCCGCAGGCGGCTGCTGACAAGTTCGAGCACTACTGCTGCAACCCTGTTGAACCCAGTGGAGTGGAAGACACGGACGACGGTGCCATCGCCGCCGGTATGCTGGAGCGCGACGAGCAGCACCAACCCTGTCATGGACATGAGATCAAGATCGATTACTAA